One segment of Solanum stenotomum isolate F172 chromosome 1, ASM1918654v1, whole genome shotgun sequence DNA contains the following:
- the LOC125853675 gene encoding B3 domain-containing protein At5g42700-like, producing the protein MKDRSLELKGWHKQVVCKKSKKRGSCKKKMAMMHNLYGQIDLATSAKYRAEEVLSRLSTKYPSFMKPMIRSNVSGGFWLSLPRLFCQLHMPRHDITVTLVDESQEEYKTKYLAERNGLSGGWRGFSLSHDLVEGDVLVFQLFRFCKLKVYMVRANYLAEVDAALVLLHLDAHHKQIDPVHQRQHNISMKQVGIKRQRLSSQEGDDYSTENMLHKHSHSRNMFKNLDLPSKGLDYETLNIVDAVKASKLSDPPNGTFSSWNTRPTELEQLEIRPFSSGYSIEPALTLSGAEMVFRP; encoded by the exons CTGTAAAAAGAAAATGGCAATGATGCACAATCTTTATGGTCAAATTGATTTGGCTACATCTGCCAAATATCGAGCAGAGGAGGTCCTATCAAGATTGAGCACAAAATATCCAAGCTTTATGAAGCCTATGATCAGATCAAATGTTAGTGGAGGTTTCTGGCTA TCTCTTCCAAGGTTATTCTGCCAGCTGCATATGCCACGGCATGATATAACCGTTACTTTGGTAGATGAAAGTCAGGAAGAGtacaaaacaaaatatcttGCTGAGAGGAATGGACTCAGTGGTGGATGGCGGGGTTTCTCGCTTTCACATGACTTAGTGGAGGGAGATGTTTTAGTTTTCCAGTTATTCAGATTCTGCAAATTGAAG GTATATATGGTCAGAGCAAATTATTTGGCTGAAGTTGACGCCGCACTTGTTCTTCTCCATTTAGATGCTCACCATAAACAAATTGATCCTG TGCACCAAAGGCAGCATAATATAAGTATGAAACAAGTTGGGATCAAGCGTCAAAGACTTTCCTCACAAGAAGGGGATGATTATTCTACAGAAAACATGTTACACAAACATAGTCATTCGAGGAATATGTTCAAGAATCTTGATTTACCTTCAAAAG GACTGGACTATGAAACTCTTAATATTGTAGATGCTGTAAAAGCCAGCAAACTCAGTGACCCTCCAAATGGTACTTTCTCATCCTGGAACACAAGGCCAACCGAACTTGAGCAGTTAGAGATCAGACCATTTTCGAGTGGGTACTCCATTGAACCAGCTTTAACCCTGTCAGGGGCAGAAATGGTATTTAGGCCGTGA